A window of the Microvirga terrae genome harbors these coding sequences:
- a CDS encoding AAA family ATPase: MKIVSFVTQKGGTGKSSLAVSLAVAAAESGLKAVLIDIDPQSTAEEWYKRRTAEAPAVHSISWANLSSRLYRLRQQGYDLVIVDTPGAESHAASEAMKEAHFCLLPVRPSVADIEASAPTVRHLNENAKPFAFVLNQCPTGGRTSRTANARMTLQLLGGLCDPTVAHRSDHVDALAAGLGVTEFSPYGKAADEIRAVLQWLTARLRRLDATEIADDEGGAIPLSAMS, translated from the coding sequence GTGAAAATCGTTTCGTTCGTCACGCAGAAGGGCGGGACAGGCAAGAGCAGCCTTGCTGTCTCACTTGCCGTGGCTGCGGCAGAAAGTGGCCTGAAGGCAGTTCTTATCGACATAGACCCGCAGAGTACCGCTGAAGAATGGTACAAGCGGCGCACCGCTGAAGCCCCGGCGGTCCATTCGATTTCTTGGGCTAATCTCTCCTCTCGTCTCTATAGGCTTCGCCAACAAGGTTACGACCTTGTCATTGTCGACACGCCTGGGGCGGAAAGCCATGCTGCATCAGAAGCAATGAAAGAAGCACACTTCTGCTTGCTGCCGGTCCGTCCCAGCGTCGCTGACATCGAGGCCAGTGCACCTACCGTTCGCCACCTTAACGAGAACGCTAAGCCATTCGCATTCGTTCTCAATCAGTGCCCAACCGGTGGACGCACCAGCAGGACTGCCAACGCCCGTATGACCCTCCAACTGCTTGGGGGCCTGTGTGACCCAACTGTGGCGCATCGCTCTGACCATGTTGATGCCCTTGCCGCGGGTCTTGGGGTGACCGAGTTCAGTCCTTATGGGAAAGCTGCCGATGAAATACGTGCGGTTTTGCAATGGCTCACAGCTAGGCTACGAAGGTTGGATGCCACTGAGATTGCCGACGACGAAGGTGGCGCAATCCCTCTGAGTGCCATGTCATGA